The Chitinivorax sp. PXF-14 genome has a segment encoding these proteins:
- the ribD gene encoding bifunctional diaminohydroxyphosphoribosylaminopyrimidine deaminase/5-amino-6-(5-phosphoribosylamino)uracil reductase RibD, protein MFSITDHQLMMRALRLAERGLFITTPNPRVGCVIAREGQILGEGHTQPAGSDHAEVQALKHCQAQGNSAAGATAYVTLEPCSHFGRTPPCADALLKAGVARVVAAMRDPNPLVAGQGLARLAEAGIAVEVGLLEHEARELNIGFVARMERGRPWLRVKLAASLDGKTALMNGVSQWITGPAARRDVHALRARSCAMLTGIGTVFADDPRLTVREVETTRQPLRVVVDSALRISPTAKILHDGDTTVIYASASEDKVQAVRATGAQVLALPSLSGRVDLPMLIDALGKLGMNEVTVEAGSQLNGALLQAGLVDELVLYLAPVLLGDKALGLFNLPELTSMAGRRELTIVDQRMVGQDLRLTARFKGQPR, encoded by the coding sequence ATGTTTAGCATTACCGATCACCAGCTGATGATGCGGGCTCTCAGGCTGGCCGAGCGTGGGCTGTTCATCACCACGCCCAATCCCCGCGTCGGCTGCGTCATCGCGCGCGAGGGCCAGATCCTCGGCGAGGGCCACACGCAACCGGCCGGCAGCGATCATGCCGAGGTGCAGGCGCTCAAGCATTGCCAGGCCCAGGGCAATTCGGCAGCGGGGGCGACAGCCTATGTCACGCTTGAGCCCTGCAGCCATTTCGGCCGCACGCCGCCGTGTGCCGACGCCTTGCTCAAGGCCGGCGTGGCTCGCGTGGTGGCCGCGATGCGCGACCCGAACCCGTTGGTCGCCGGGCAGGGGCTGGCGCGGCTGGCGGAAGCCGGCATCGCCGTCGAGGTCGGCCTGCTCGAACACGAGGCGCGCGAGCTCAATATCGGTTTCGTTGCCCGCATGGAGCGTGGCCGCCCTTGGCTGCGCGTCAAGCTGGCCGCCAGCCTGGATGGCAAGACCGCGCTCATGAACGGTGTCAGCCAGTGGATCACCGGCCCCGCGGCGCGGCGCGACGTGCATGCGCTGCGCGCGCGCTCCTGCGCCATGCTCACCGGCATCGGCACCGTCTTTGCCGACGACCCCCGGCTCACCGTGCGGGAGGTCGAGACCACGCGCCAGCCGCTGCGGGTGGTCGTCGACAGCGCGCTGCGCATCTCGCCCACGGCCAAGATCCTGCACGACGGCGACACCACCGTCATTTACGCCTCGGCGTCCGAGGACAAGGTCCAGGCCGTGCGCGCGACCGGCGCCCAGGTGCTGGCACTGCCCAGCCTGAGCGGGCGGGTCGACCTGCCGATGCTGATCGATGCATTGGGCAAGCTGGGCATGAACGAAGTCACGGTCGAGGCCGGCAGCCAGCTCAACGGCGCCCTGCTGCAGGCCGGCCTGGTCGATGAACTGGTGCTGTATCTGGCCCCGGTGCTGCTGGGCGACAAGGCACTCGGCCTGTTCAACCTGCCTGAGCTGACGAGCATGGCGGGCCGGCGCGAACTCACCATCGTCGATCAGCGCATGGTCGGGCAGGACCTGCGCCTGACGGCGCGCTTCAAGGGCCAGCCGAGATGA
- the nusB gene encoding transcription antitermination factor NusB: protein MKSARRKAREFAVQGLYQWQLTQDAPTLIEKNLAETESFAKSDLALFRKVMFGAILHAEPLQGALSPYLDRGWDEVSPVERGVLMVAAFELLHMPETPYPVIINEAIELSKTFGGNEGHKFINGVLDKFVEQARATEVQAVREKRNQPRN from the coding sequence ATGAAGAGTGCACGCAGAAAGGCGCGCGAGTTCGCCGTCCAGGGGCTCTACCAGTGGCAGCTGACGCAGGATGCGCCGACGCTGATCGAAAAGAACCTCGCAGAGACCGAGAGCTTCGCCAAGAGCGATCTGGCGCTGTTCCGCAAGGTGATGTTCGGCGCGATCCTGCACGCCGAGCCGCTGCAGGGCGCGCTGTCGCCCTACCTCGATCGCGGCTGGGACGAAGTCAGCCCGGTGGAGCGCGGTGTGCTGATGGTGGCGGCGTTCGAGTTGCTGCACATGCCCGAAACGCCGTATCCGGTGATCATCAACGAGGCGATCGAGCTGTCGAAGACCTTCGGCGGCAATGAAGGCCACAAGTTCATCAACGGCGTGCTCGACAAGTTCGTCGAACAGGCGCGTGCCACCGAGGTGCAGGCCGTACGCGAAAAGCGCAACCAGCCGCGCAACTGA
- the pstS gene encoding phosphate ABC transporter substrate-binding protein PstS, which produces MMRIVREVCWLALFALPMSVSALEFSGAGSSAAAPLYQKWSGGFQKDSGHLLRYEAVGSAKGIEAAKARRVDFGATDVAPSAAELAKTGLVLLPTAITGVVPVVNLPGIKPGQLKLSGEVLARIMMARITQWNDPAIAALNEGMRLPAKPIVVVTRSDGSGTTYNLSDYLSAASREWKESLGTGFTIKWPAATSVKGTDAVVSTVKSTDGAIACVDYAYVIENGLSDVRLQNVDGKAVKAEAASFTEALMNSTWPSKGDFEDRLVAKHGAGSWPITMGTFVVLPRVADNAARTGAAANFLIWGFMRGDKLANSLAFVRLPDAVQAKATNALGSMRDKSGQALPLRFF; this is translated from the coding sequence ATGATGCGGATCGTTCGCGAGGTGTGCTGGCTGGCGCTGTTTGCTTTGCCCATGTCAGTGTCGGCACTGGAATTCTCTGGGGCCGGCTCGTCTGCCGCGGCGCCCCTGTACCAGAAATGGTCGGGTGGGTTTCAGAAGGATAGCGGCCACCTGCTGCGCTACGAGGCCGTCGGCTCCGCCAAGGGGATAGAGGCTGCGAAGGCCCGGCGCGTGGACTTCGGCGCCACCGATGTTGCGCCATCCGCAGCCGAACTGGCGAAGACGGGCCTGGTGCTGCTGCCGACCGCCATCACCGGCGTGGTGCCGGTCGTCAATCTGCCCGGCATCAAGCCGGGCCAGCTCAAGCTCAGTGGCGAGGTGCTCGCGCGCATCATGATGGCCCGCATCACGCAATGGAACGATCCGGCGATCGCTGCGCTCAACGAAGGCATGCGCCTGCCCGCCAAGCCCATCGTCGTGGTGACGCGTTCGGATGGCTCGGGCACCACCTACAACCTGAGCGACTACTTGTCGGCCGCCTCCCGCGAATGGAAAGAGAGCCTGGGTACCGGGTTCACCATCAAGTGGCCCGCCGCAACGAGCGTCAAGGGCACGGATGCGGTGGTCAGCACGGTAAAATCCACCGATGGTGCGATCGCATGTGTCGACTACGCCTATGTGATCGAGAACGGCCTGAGCGATGTCAGGCTGCAGAATGTCGACGGCAAGGCCGTCAAGGCGGAGGCGGCCTCGTTCACCGAGGCGCTGATGAACAGCACCTGGCCCAGCAAGGGCGATTTCGAGGACAGGCTGGTGGCGAAGCACGGCGCCGGCAGCTGGCCGATCACCATGGGCACCTTCGTGGTATTGCCCAGGGTTGCCGACAATGCCGCGCGCACCGGTGCCGCCGCCAATTTCCTGATCTGGGGCTTCATGCGCGGTGACAAGCTCGCCAACTCGCTGGCCTTCGTGCGCCTGCCCGATGCGGTGCAAGCCAAGGCGACCAACGCACTGGGCTCGATGCGCGATAAGAGCGGCCAGGCGCTGCCCCTGCGGTTCTTCTGA
- the mrtJ gene encoding JDVT-CTERM system glutamic-type intramembrane protease, with protein sequence MSAFTVKLRDGVGMNRWRDDQFWLALALGPIVWGVSLGLTHGVRHEPPAWWVLALAVLVYPPLEEIVFRGTLQPWLAQRTGRRWGGVTAANLLASLAFAASHLLRHDWLHALLVLPPSLVFGYFYERHRGLASPIMIHAFYNAGYVYFLS encoded by the coding sequence GTGTCTGCCTTCACGGTCAAGCTACGCGATGGGGTGGGCATGAACCGCTGGCGGGATGACCAGTTCTGGCTGGCCCTGGCGCTCGGGCCGATCGTCTGGGGCGTGTCGCTCGGGCTGACGCACGGCGTGCGCCATGAGCCGCCGGCATGGTGGGTACTGGCGCTGGCGGTGCTGGTCTACCCGCCGCTCGAAGAGATCGTGTTTCGTGGCACGCTGCAGCCGTGGCTGGCGCAGCGCACGGGGCGCCGCTGGGGCGGCGTGACCGCTGCGAACCTGCTGGCCAGCCTGGCCTTCGCAGCCAGCCACCTGCTGCGACATGACTGGCTGCATGCGCTACTGGTGTTGCCACCGTCGCTGGTGTTCGGCTATTTCTACGAAAGACATCGGGGACTTGCGTCCCCGATCATGATCCACGCGTTCTACAACGCGGGCTATGTGTATTTCCTGAGCTAG
- a CDS encoding efflux RND transporter permease subunit — protein MTLSDLSIKRPVLATVMSLAIILIGIMSFLKLSVREYPNIDAPVVSVRTVYKGASPQVMESQITQPLEDSLSGIEGIKTIKSVSREEVSQITVEFISSRDTDSAANDVRDRVARVKSQLPEAADDSVVAKIEADAQAVLWVGLSSDAHDAITLSDYADRYLADQIKTLPGVASVIIGGERRRAMRLWLDRDRLAGNGLTVQDVEDALRRQNVEIPSGRIESREREFTVLAQTDLQTPAQFNQLIITEQNGYPVRLSDVGRAEIGAADERNAIRFMGQPAVGLGVVKQSTANTLEVAQAVKALIPKMQASLPKGMKLQVTFDSSIFIEKSIDAVYHTMFEALVLVILVVFLFLRSFRATLIPFVTIPVSLIGAFIFLKLFGFTINVLTLLGIVLAIGLVVDDAIVVLENIHRHIEEGATPLDAAFLGSREIAFAVMAMTITLAAVFTPLAFMEGNTGKLFSEFALTVAAAVLVSGFVALTLTPMMCSKLLRHEARHGAIYNAIERVLESINHGYRRLLAASLRQRWIVALLFVATGAGAVMLFKGLPSELSPTEDRGFFITVLVAPDGASFDYTDRYTHQLEDILAGIPEASGYFSVVAPGLERPNPVNSALAFVQLKPWDQRTRKQQAITKEIGPKMFGSLPGVLAFPINPPSLGQSFRNLPVQFVVMGNSYEELDRRIDKIMSRLRQYPGIANPDTDLKLNKPQLAINVNRDKVASSGLQVETIGRTLESLLGGRQVTRFKFEGKQYDVMVQMDAASRARPDDLSAIYVRNGDGQLVQLSNLVSITETVAPKELNHFNRQRAAIISANVAPGYTLGQVLDEVDKIAKEELGPNAHTGFDGQSREFKESGGALYLTFVLALVFIYLVLAAQFESFVGPFVIMLTVPLAMTGALLALQLSGGTLNVYSQIGLVMLVGLITKHGILIVEFANQLRDQGQDKFEAVIEAATLRLRPILMTTGAMVLGSLPLATATGAGAEARQPIGWVIVGGLMLGTLLTLFVVPAAYTLIVGKRSKIIAPTTQTA, from the coding sequence ATGACCCTGTCCGATCTTTCGATCAAACGCCCGGTGCTGGCCACGGTGATGAGCCTCGCCATCATCCTCATCGGCATCATGTCCTTTCTCAAGCTGTCGGTGCGCGAGTATCCGAACATCGATGCGCCGGTGGTGTCGGTGCGCACCGTGTACAAGGGCGCCAGCCCGCAGGTGATGGAGTCGCAGATCACCCAGCCGCTGGAGGATTCGCTGTCCGGCATCGAGGGCATCAAGACCATCAAGTCGGTGAGCCGCGAGGAAGTCAGCCAGATCACCGTCGAATTCATTTCGAGCCGCGATACCGACTCGGCCGCCAACGACGTGCGTGACCGCGTCGCCCGCGTGAAGAGCCAGCTGCCGGAGGCCGCGGACGACTCGGTCGTCGCCAAGATCGAGGCCGATGCCCAGGCGGTGCTGTGGGTGGGCCTGTCGAGCGATGCGCACGACGCGATCACGCTGTCCGACTACGCCGACCGCTACCTGGCCGACCAGATCAAGACCCTGCCGGGCGTGGCCTCGGTCATCATCGGCGGCGAACGCCGCCGCGCGATGCGGCTGTGGCTCGACCGCGACCGCCTGGCCGGCAACGGCCTGACGGTGCAGGATGTCGAAGACGCGCTGCGCCGCCAGAACGTCGAGATCCCGTCCGGCCGCATCGAGAGCCGCGAGCGCGAGTTCACGGTGCTGGCGCAGACCGACCTGCAGACGCCGGCGCAATTCAACCAGCTCATCATCACCGAGCAGAATGGCTACCCGGTGCGGCTGTCCGACGTGGGCCGGGCCGAAATCGGCGCTGCCGACGAGCGCAACGCGATCCGTTTCATGGGCCAGCCGGCCGTGGGGCTGGGCGTGGTCAAGCAGTCGACAGCCAATACACTCGAAGTCGCGCAGGCGGTGAAAGCGCTGATCCCCAAGATGCAGGCCAGCCTGCCCAAGGGCATGAAGCTGCAGGTGACGTTCGACAGCTCGATCTTCATCGAGAAATCGATCGACGCGGTGTACCACACCATGTTCGAGGCCCTGGTGCTGGTGATCCTCGTGGTCTTCCTGTTCCTGCGCAGCTTCCGCGCGACGCTGATCCCGTTCGTGACGATCCCCGTGTCGCTGATCGGCGCCTTCATCTTCCTCAAGCTGTTCGGCTTCACTATCAACGTGCTGACGCTGCTCGGCATCGTGCTGGCGATCGGCCTGGTGGTGGACGATGCAATCGTGGTGCTGGAAAACATCCACCGCCACATCGAGGAAGGCGCCACGCCGCTCGACGCAGCCTTTCTCGGCAGCCGCGAGATCGCGTTCGCGGTGATGGCCATGACCATCACGCTGGCGGCGGTGTTCACCCCGCTCGCCTTCATGGAGGGCAATACCGGCAAGCTGTTCAGCGAATTTGCGCTAACCGTGGCGGCGGCGGTGCTGGTGTCGGGCTTCGTCGCGCTGACGCTGACGCCGATGATGTGTTCCAAGCTGCTACGGCACGAGGCACGCCATGGTGCGATCTACAACGCGATCGAAAGGGTTCTGGAAAGCATCAACCACGGCTACCGCCGCCTGCTGGCCGCCTCGCTGCGCCAGCGCTGGATCGTCGCGCTGCTGTTCGTCGCCACCGGTGCCGGTGCCGTCATGCTGTTCAAGGGCCTGCCGTCGGAATTGTCGCCAACGGAAGATCGCGGCTTTTTCATCACCGTGCTGGTGGCCCCGGATGGCGCGAGCTTCGACTACACCGACCGCTATACACACCAGCTGGAGGACATCCTGGCCGGCATTCCCGAGGCGAGCGGCTATTTCAGCGTGGTGGCGCCGGGGCTGGAGCGCCCCAACCCGGTCAATTCGGCTCTGGCCTTCGTGCAGCTCAAGCCCTGGGACCAGCGCACACGCAAGCAGCAGGCCATCACCAAGGAAATCGGGCCGAAGATGTTCGGCAGCCTGCCCGGCGTGCTGGCCTTCCCGATCAATCCGCCGTCGCTGGGCCAGAGCTTCCGCAACCTGCCGGTGCAGTTCGTGGTGATGGGCAACAGCTATGAGGAGCTGGACCGCCGCATCGACAAGATCATGTCCAGGCTGCGCCAGTACCCGGGCATCGCCAACCCCGACACCGACCTCAAGCTCAACAAGCCGCAGCTTGCGATCAACGTGAACCGCGACAAGGTGGCCAGTAGCGGCCTGCAGGTCGAAACCATCGGCCGCACGCTGGAGAGCCTGCTCGGCGGCCGCCAGGTCACCCGTTTCAAGTTCGAGGGCAAGCAGTACGATGTGATGGTGCAGATGGATGCGGCCAGCCGCGCGCGGCCCGACGACCTGTCCGCGATCTATGTGCGCAATGGCGACGGGCAGCTCGTGCAGCTGTCGAACCTGGTCAGCATCACCGAAACGGTGGCACCGAAGGAGCTCAACCACTTCAACCGCCAGCGTGCCGCCATCATTTCGGCCAACGTCGCCCCCGGCTACACGCTAGGCCAGGTGCTCGACGAGGTCGACAAGATCGCCAAGGAAGAGCTGGGCCCGAACGCCCACACCGGTTTCGACGGCCAGTCGCGCGAGTTCAAGGAGTCGGGTGGCGCGCTCTACCTGACCTTCGTGCTCGCGCTGGTATTCATCTACCTGGTATTGGCGGCGCAGTTCGAGAGCTTCGTCGGCCCCTTCGTGATCATGCTGACGGTGCCGCTCGCCATGACCGGCGCCTTGCTCGCGCTGCAGCTCTCGGGCGGCACGCTCAACGTCTATAGCCAGATCGGCCTGGTGATGCTGGTGGGCCTGATCACCAAGCACGGCATCCTGATCGTCGAATTCGCCAACCAGCTACGCGATCAGGGGCAAGACAAGTTCGAGGCTGTGATCGAGGCCGCGACACTGCGCCTGCGCCCCATCCTGATGACCACGGGCGCCATGGTGCTGGGCTCGCTGCCGCTCGCCACCGCGACCGGTGCGGGCGCCGAAGCGCGCCAGCCGATCGGCTGGGTGATCGTCGGCGGCTTGATGCTGGGCACGCTGCTGACGCTGTTCGTGGTGCCGGCGGCCTACACGCTGATCGTCGGCAAACGCAGCAAGATCATCGCGCCCACGACGCAGACGGCCTGA
- a CDS encoding efflux RND transporter periplasmic adaptor subunit — MISRTLPPLVLALACICPATAAPPPGKGIPVKADTVRTGSIEQAISAVGTLRANESVIVRPEIAGRITAIHFGEGQAVKKGALLFSLDASEYEAQLGVSQADVKFNQQRLQRYHNLKKDNFISQDALDAQQGSDEQAKAKAQLDRTRLAKTRISAPFSGTLGLRGISPGAYVQPGQELVRLEDDSVLKVDFRVPEVYVGQIKPGQTLDVTMDADANSRFKGQVQAFDTALDEKTRTLLVRAVIPNGDHKLRPGMFARINVPMQHGRQALLLPEQAVVPKGGNTFVYKIVDGKASLARVQLGNRRPGEVEVLDGLTKGDQVVVEGQIKLQPGAPVMVLGPAAPAGKS; from the coding sequence ATGATCAGCCGCACCCTTCCCCCCCTCGTGCTTGCGCTTGCCTGTATTTGCCCGGCCACGGCAGCCCCGCCGCCGGGCAAGGGCATCCCGGTGAAGGCCGATACGGTCAGGACGGGCAGCATCGAGCAGGCCATCAGCGCGGTCGGCACGCTGCGCGCCAATGAATCGGTGATCGTGCGGCCGGAGATCGCCGGCCGCATCACTGCCATCCATTTCGGCGAAGGCCAGGCGGTGAAGAAAGGCGCGCTGCTGTTCTCGCTCGATGCCAGCGAGTACGAGGCGCAGCTCGGCGTCTCGCAGGCCGATGTGAAGTTCAACCAGCAGCGCCTGCAGCGCTACCACAACCTCAAGAAGGACAACTTCATCAGCCAGGATGCGCTCGACGCCCAGCAGGGCTCGGATGAACAGGCCAAGGCCAAGGCCCAGCTCGACCGCACACGGCTCGCCAAGACACGCATCAGCGCGCCCTTCTCGGGCACGCTCGGGCTGCGCGGCATAAGCCCGGGCGCCTATGTGCAGCCAGGACAGGAGCTGGTGCGCCTGGAGGACGACAGCGTGCTCAAGGTCGATTTCCGCGTGCCGGAGGTGTACGTGGGCCAGATCAAGCCAGGGCAAACGCTCGACGTGACGATGGATGCCGATGCCAACAGCCGCTTCAAGGGCCAGGTACAAGCCTTCGACACCGCGCTGGACGAGAAAACCCGTACCCTGCTGGTGCGCGCGGTGATCCCCAATGGCGACCACAAGCTGCGTCCCGGCATGTTCGCGCGCATCAACGTGCCCATGCAGCATGGCCGCCAGGCCTTGCTGCTGCCCGAGCAGGCGGTGGTGCCCAAGGGCGGCAACACCTTCGTCTACAAGATCGTCGACGGCAAGGCCAGCCTGGCCCGCGTGCAGCTAGGCAACCGCCGCCCCGGCGAGGTCGAGGTGCTCGACGGGCTCACCAAGGGTGATCAGGTGGTGGTCGAGGGCCAGATCAAGCTGCAACCGGGAGCGCCGGTGATGGTGCTGGGGCCGGCGGCACCGGCCGGCAAGTCGTAA
- a CDS encoding M48 family metalloprotease — MSTSGDNAELIARLEAEALAHPRWYRAKVLGLALIGHAGPILACLLLLVALVAVAGGLYSGADPVLAAVGGIALLALAWVVFRILRVELPTPAGHAIDYSSSAALFELIDKIRGKLGTPVIDSVLLTADFNAAIVQQPRLGMAGLHRNALLLGLPLMLTLSNRQFAAVLAHEFGHLSARHGKFAGWVYRLRNTWARLLETHHEDARGLSKLLARYVHYFNAYSFVLARQHEFEADQASVIVCGEQVTAEALVLSQLASRYLAQGFWPAVFARADSEPKPAGNPHSQLQQALRASLFEQDLAGWLNEALAAQTDEFDTHPSLKDRLEHIGAYPAVPSPADMSAAHRLFGKSLPGWLNTLDQEWRQAVQQRWNTRHRQVQDGRRELAELDTEASTATLTPPRQWRRGQLLEDMGRDAEAIDAYQQVLALQPEFAPASLALGRLTLLAGNNAGLDLLDDAMRLDPRSTPLACRLVCDYLGERDPEGAENYFRLACEYAVAVDRENGLSSQRSLRLHDLSAHAKADLRRQLARLDAIRQTWLVRRPVDGFPERWLYLLLVEPSSDAAAARRQCSELTLPGQCFVVILDGRNRSLKQRAQRLIGTKIYPD; from the coding sequence TTGTCCACCTCCGGCGACAACGCTGAACTGATCGCCCGTCTCGAAGCCGAGGCGCTGGCCCACCCGCGCTGGTATCGCGCCAAGGTGCTGGGCCTGGCGCTGATCGGCCACGCCGGGCCGATTCTCGCCTGCCTGCTGTTGCTGGTGGCGCTGGTGGCGGTGGCCGGCGGCCTGTACAGCGGGGCGGACCCGGTGCTGGCCGCGGTGGGTGGGATCGCCCTGCTGGCGTTGGCGTGGGTCGTGTTTCGCATCCTGCGGGTCGAATTGCCGACGCCAGCCGGCCACGCCATCGATTACAGCAGTTCGGCGGCCCTGTTCGAGCTCATCGACAAGATCCGCGGCAAGCTCGGCACGCCCGTGATCGACAGCGTGCTGCTGACCGCGGATTTCAACGCCGCCATCGTGCAGCAACCGCGCCTCGGTATGGCGGGCCTGCACCGCAATGCGCTGCTGCTGGGCTTGCCGCTGATGCTGACGCTTTCCAACCGCCAGTTCGCGGCGGTGCTGGCGCACGAGTTCGGGCACCTGTCGGCGCGGCACGGCAAGTTCGCGGGCTGGGTCTACCGCCTGCGTAACACCTGGGCACGCCTCCTGGAAACGCACCACGAAGACGCACGTGGCCTCAGTAAGCTGCTGGCGCGATACGTGCACTATTTCAACGCGTATTCCTTCGTACTGGCACGCCAGCACGAGTTTGAAGCGGACCAGGCCTCCGTTATCGTCTGCGGCGAGCAGGTCACGGCCGAGGCGCTGGTCCTCTCGCAGCTCGCCAGCCGTTATTTGGCGCAGGGTTTCTGGCCGGCCGTATTCGCCCGGGCGGACAGCGAGCCCAAGCCCGCCGGCAATCCGCACAGCCAGCTGCAGCAGGCGCTGCGTGCCAGCCTGTTCGAGCAGGATCTCGCCGGCTGGCTCAACGAAGCGCTGGCGGCGCAAACCGACGAATTCGATACCCACCCGAGCCTCAAGGACAGGCTCGAACACATCGGCGCCTACCCGGCCGTGCCCTCGCCTGCCGACATGAGTGCCGCACACCGGCTGTTCGGCAAGTCGCTGCCAGGCTGGCTCAACACGCTGGACCAGGAATGGCGGCAGGCGGTGCAACAACGCTGGAACACACGCCATCGTCAGGTGCAGGACGGCCGCCGCGAGCTGGCCGAGCTCGACACCGAGGCCAGCACCGCCACACTGACGCCACCGCGCCAATGGCGGCGGGGCCAGTTGCTGGAGGACATGGGCCGCGACGCAGAGGCGATCGACGCCTATCAGCAGGTGCTGGCGCTGCAACCCGAGTTTGCCCCGGCCAGCCTGGCCCTGGGCCGGCTGACACTGCTCGCCGGCAACAACGCCGGGCTCGATCTGCTCGACGACGCCATGCGGCTCGACCCGCGCAGCACCCCGCTGGCCTGCCGGCTGGTCTGCGACTATCTCGGCGAGCGCGACCCGGAAGGCGCCGAAAACTACTTCCGGCTGGCCTGCGAATACGCGGTTGCCGTCGACCGCGAAAACGGCCTGTCCAGCCAGCGCTCGCTGCGCCTGCACGATCTGTCTGCCCACGCCAAGGCAGACTTGCGCCGGCAGCTCGCGCGCCTCGATGCGATACGCCAGACCTGGCTCGTCCGGCGCCCGGTAGATGGTTTCCCCGAGCGCTGGCTGTATCTGCTGCTGGTCGAGCCCAGCAGCGATGCGGCCGCGGCGCGTCGGCAGTGCAGCGAGCTGACGCTGCCGGGGCAGTGCTTCGTGGTGATCCTCGACGGCCGCAATCGCAGCCTCAAGCAGCGCGCGCAGCGATTGATAGGCACAAAAATATACCCCGACTGA
- the ribH gene encoding 6,7-dimethyl-8-ribityllumazine synthase: MARYDNILEIEPNHTGSGLRIGIVMARFNTDVCEGLLAACTAELQRLGVSTDNMLIATVPGALEVALTLKTMAQSGKFDGLVALGAVIRGETYHFEIVSNESAAGITAVGLETDMPIANAILTTENDDQALVRMQEKGADAARVVVEMINLLKKLSK; this comes from the coding sequence ATGGCCCGATACGACAACATTCTCGAAATCGAACCGAACCACACCGGCAGCGGCTTGCGCATCGGCATCGTCATGGCGCGTTTCAACACCGACGTGTGCGAGGGCCTGCTGGCCGCTTGCACGGCCGAACTGCAACGGCTTGGCGTGAGCACCGACAATATGCTGATCGCCACCGTGCCGGGCGCGCTCGAAGTGGCGCTGACCCTCAAGACCATGGCCCAGAGCGGCAAGTTCGACGGCCTCGTGGCATTGGGCGCGGTGATCCGCGGCGAGACCTACCATTTCGAGATCGTGTCGAACGAATCGGCTGCCGGCATCACCGCGGTCGGCCTGGAAACCGACATGCCGATCGCCAACGCCATCCTCACCACCGAAAACGACGACCAGGCACTCGTGCGCATGCAGGAGAAGGGCGCTGACGCCGCTCGCGTCGTGGTGGAAATGATCAATCTGTTGAAGAAGCTGAGCAAATGA
- a CDS encoding class I SAM-dependent methyltransferase, which produces MSFKDHFSASAGGYAAYRPHYPAALFEWLAAQPATRELAWDCATGNGQAAVGLAPHFTTVHATDASREQLDHAEPRSNIRYCCEPAEHTSLPDASVDLLTVAQALHWFDIERFFAEAQRVLKPGGVIAAWCYEQFATDGPLDAVLAEFYHDIVGPYWPPERQLLEQGYRTLPWPFEPLTAPPLALEVTWPLSSLTGYLRTWSASKHYQEAMGQDPVALIEPRLAVLWGAPELARRIVWPLSLRVGRKQ; this is translated from the coding sequence ATGAGTTTCAAGGATCATTTTTCCGCAAGTGCCGGCGGCTACGCCGCCTACCGCCCGCATTACCCGGCCGCGTTGTTCGAGTGGCTCGCTGCGCAACCCGCCACCCGCGAGCTGGCCTGGGATTGCGCCACCGGCAATGGCCAGGCCGCCGTTGGTCTTGCGCCTCATTTCACCACGGTGCACGCGACGGACGCGAGCCGCGAGCAGCTGGACCACGCCGAGCCGCGCTCCAATATTCGCTATTGCTGCGAGCCGGCCGAACATACTTCCTTGCCCGACGCGAGTGTTGACCTGTTGACGGTGGCGCAGGCGCTGCACTGGTTCGATATCGAGCGTTTCTTCGCCGAAGCGCAACGCGTGCTCAAGCCAGGCGGCGTGATTGCCGCCTGGTGCTACGAGCAGTTCGCGACCGATGGCCCGCTCGATGCCGTCTTGGCCGAGTTCTATCATGACATCGTCGGCCCTTACTGGCCGCCCGAGCGGCAGCTGCTGGAGCAAGGCTACCGCACGCTGCCGTGGCCGTTCGAGCCACTGACGGCGCCGCCGCTGGCGCTGGAGGTGACGTGGCCGCTGAGCAGCCTGACCGGCTATCTGCGGACCTGGTCGGCCAGCAAGCATTACCAGGAGGCCATGGGGCAGGACCCGGTGGCACTGATCGAGCCGCGGCTCGCGGTGCTGTGGGGCGCGCCCGAGCTGGCTCGCCGCATCGTCTGGCCGTTGTCGTTGCGGGTCGGGCGCAAGCAATGA